From the Candidatus Pelagibacter sp. IMCC9063 genome, the window TATTATTGTTTTACTACCTTCTAAAAATTTTACCTTACACAAGTCTGCCGCAGCTAACCATTGAATTTGCTGATTCTCCTTAGCTTTCACTATTCCGGTCCATTTTCTCATGTAAAAAACAGCCATTATAACAATGCTATTTAATTCATAGCTATGTGAGACATTGTCAATAATTGAGAGGTCTTTGCTTTTGACTTTAATTCCCAACTCTTCTTCTAACTCTCTAATAATAGCATCGTAAAAACTTTCTCCTCTTTCTAATTTTCCACCAGGGAATTCCCAGTAATGAGGAAAGGGTTTGCCTGTAGGTCTTTTGGTGATTAAAATTTTATTTTTTTTAAGCAGAATGCAAGAAGATACAAATACAATCTTCACAACTAACTTCGATAGTCTGCATTAATTGAAATATATTTTTTGGTCAAATCACAAGTGTAAACTGAAAAATTATTTTTACCCGATCTCATATCCACATGGATTAAAATCTCTTTATTCTTCATGTGCTCTTTCACATCTGACTCTTTGTAATTTTTTACAATCTCTCCATTTCTAAAAATTGAAGTTGGCCCAATTTTTAATGACACTTTTTCCATTTTTATATCAGGACTGGCTTTGCCGATCGCCATCATTATTCTACCCCAATTAGGATCCTCTGCTGCAATTGCTGTTTTTACCAGAGGGGAATTCGCGATTGAAAATCCAATAGTTTTTGCTAAATTTTTATTTTTACAATTAGTTATATTAATGGTTATAAATTTTTGAGATCCCTCGCCATCAGCAACAATTTGTTTTGCAAGATCCAGCATAACTATTTTTAATTTTTGCTCAAATATTTTTGCTGCTGGAGAGTTTTTATTTGTTATTAATTTATTTTTTGACTTATTCGTAGAAAATAACAAAACCATATCATTGGTTGATGTATCGCCATCCACTGAAATGGCATTAAAAGTTTCTTCTACATTTTTTTTTAAAAAATAATTTAACACAGGGGAGGAAATATTTGCATCTGTAAATATAAAACCAAACATGGTTCCCATGTTAGGAAAAACCATGCCAGATCCTTTTGCAATTCCTGAAATATTAATTTTTTTATTATTAACATCGAAAGATTCATAAGCCATCTTGGCAATTGTATCAGTTGTCATTATCGCGTTAGCTGCACCAATCCATTCAAATTTATTGGGCTTTACTGATCTTTCCATTAGCTTGTCTATAGAATATTTAATTTTAAGAAGAGGAAATTTTTCACCAATCACCCCCGTCGAAGCAAACAAAATATCTTTTTGAGAAATATTTTTATTTCTGGAAATTAAATAAGCGAGTTCTTTGATGGCAATATACCCTTGCTGTCCATTTAAAGTGTTTGCATTTTTTGTATTTACAAAAAGAGCTTTGATTTTTTTTGATGTGATACTTTTATTCCATACAATGCAATGAGATTTGGTTGACGATTTTGTATAAACGCCTGCAAAAGTAGCCCCTTCTTTAAAATAAAAAAAACAAACATCGTCTCTTTGCTTTTTATAGAGATCCGCAGAAGCAGTTGATAATTCCATCCCTTCTATTGCTGGAAGGTCTTTAGTAGTCTTGCCTTGCTGGCCTTTAATGCCAAAAATTTCACTAAATTTTATTGCCATAATTAATAATTTGATAAAGAAGTGGTTTATAAGTTAGAAATACAAACTTTACTATTAATAATTTAAGCAAAACCTGAGTAGAAATGTTGAAAAATTTAAATTTTCTAAAAAAAATTTTTGGTTCCACCAACCAGCGAAAAATTTCTGCTTTAAACTCTACAGTTGAGCAGATCAATAAGTTGGAAGAGTCATTTATAAAACTATCTGACACAGAGCTAAAAAGTAAAACTAATGAATTCAAAAAAAGACTCCAAGACAAAGATACCCTCGATATAATTTTGCCTGAAGCTTTCGCAGCAGTTCGTGAGGCTAGTAAAAGAGTAATTGGTCAAAGACATTTTGATGTTCAGTTAATGGGTGGAATTATTCTACATCAAGGAAAAATTTCTGAGATGAAAACAGGTGAGGGGAAAACGCTAGTTGCGACACTTCCTGTATATTTAAATAGTTTACAAGAAAAAGGAGTTCACGTTGTAACCGTAAATGACTACCTAGCAAAAAGAGATTCGGAATGGATGGGTCAGATTTATCAGTTTTTAGGGTTAAGCGTTGGTTGTTTAACAGCAAATGTCCAAGACGAAGATAGGGAAAAAATTTACAATTGTGATGTAGTGTATGGAACAAACAATGAGTTTGCTTTCGATTACTTGCGAGACAACATGAAGCTTTCTCTTGATGAGATGGTTCAAAGAGATTTTCATTACTGCATTGTAGATGAAGTAGACAGCATTCTAATTGATGAAGCTAGAACTCCACTAATAATATCAGGTCCCTCTGAAACAGACTCTTCTAATTATTTTGTATGTAATAAGCTTGTTCAAGAACTAAAGGCAACTGATTACCAGGTTGATGAAAAAGATAAGAATATTAACTTAACAGACTCTGGCATCGATTCGGTTGAATCAAAACTTTCAAAGATGAAACTTTTACAAGGTAGTAACTTTTACGATCCTAGCAATTTATCTCTTGTTCATCATATTAACCAATCTCTTAAAGCGAATATTTTATTCATCAAAGACAAAGATTACATCTTAAGAGATAATCAAGTTCAAATTATTGATGAATTTACTGGAAGAGTGTTGGAGGGAAGAAGATATGGAGATGGATTACATCAGGCAATAGAAGCAAAAGAGGGAGTTCCTATTCAAAGTGAAAATCAAACTTTTGCATCTACTACCTACCAAAACTATTTTAGACTTTATAAAAAACTTGCAGGAATGACAGGTACCGCCATAACAGAAGCAGAAGAATTTTATGACATCTATAGACTGGATGTAGTTGAAGTTCCTACGAATGTAGTGATGTCTCGTAAAGATTTAAATGATCAGATTTTTAGAACTGAGAAAGAAAAATTAAATGCAATTGTGCAAGATATTAAAGAAGCTCGTAATAATAAGCAGCCTGTTTTAGTGGGCACAACTAGTATAGAAAAATCAGAAAAAATATCCAACATATTAAAACAAGAAGGGATTAAGCATAGTGTCCTTAATGCTAAGCAGCATGAAAAGGAGGCTGAAATTATTCAATTAGCTGGGTGTCCTGAATCAGTAACTATCGCAACAAATATGGCTGGAAGAGGAACCGACATTCAGTTGGGGGGAAATCTAGACGTTAGATTAAAGAATGCAACTGATAACGAATCTGAAAAAAAATTACATAAACAAGATAAGGAGGCAGTCATCCAATCAGGGGGGCTGTTTGTAATAGGAACTGAAAGACATGAAAGCAGAAGAATAGATAATCAGCTAAGAGGTCGATCGGGAAGACAGGGAGATGCTGGAAAAACTATTTTTTATTTAAGTCTTGAAGACGACCTCATGAGGATTTTTGGATCAGAAAAAATTGACTATATGTTGCAAAAATTAGGATTTAAAGAGGGAGAGTCAATTGATCATCCTTGGATTAATAAAGCTCTTGAAAAAGCTCAACAAAAAGTTGAAGCAAGAAATTTTGATATTAGAAAAACTATTCTTCAATTTGATGACGTGATGAGTGACCAAAGAAGAGTTATCTATGAACAAAGATTAGATGTTATGAAAACCGAAAATATTTACTCTATTGTAGATAATATTTTCAAAGAAATAATTGATAACATACTTTTGCAGAGCACTCATTTAGAAGAAGATAATGAAAGAAAAGAAAATATTAAAAATAAGATTGAAAGAGTGTGTGGAATTAGAATGTCCGATCTTGATTTTAAAAATTTTATTTCAAGTTCAAAACAAAAAAAAGTAGAGCTTTTAGAAAAAAATTTTAAGAGTAAAAGAGCATCAAGAATTGATAAAATAACAGAAATCAACAATCAGGATATTGAGAGAAAAATATTCTTACAAAACTTAGATTTTGAATGGAGAAATCACCTTCAATATTTAGAGCAGCTTAGGCAATCTGTTGGTTTAAGAGGGTATGGTCAAAAAAATCCTCTAGATGAATACAAAAGAGAAAGCTTTGGATTGTTTCAAAATCTATTAGATAAAATTAAAGAAAATCTAATACTTTTTTTATCAAACCTAGAAGTATCTTTAGATGAAACCAAAAATAAGAACGAACCTACCGATAAAGCATTAGAGCAAAATAAAATTGAAGGCTGTTTATTATCTAGTAATCCTAAAGAAAAAATTTCAAGGAATGAAAAGTGTCCTGCGACTGGAAAAAAATTCAAACATTGTTGTGGATCTTTAGTATAACCACCACATTATAGCAGCTACTAAAACCGAAGCTCCCAAAATAATAAATGCTTTTTTATTCTTAATAAAACTTTTTCTTGAGAAATACATTGCATTTTCGTGGTTAAATATATTAATTTCCTCTGGCAGCTTTGTACCAATGGATAGAAATTTATTTTTTCTTTCTTTAAGAATTTCATCTGCGCTTTTTCCAGAAAAGGACTTTAAATTTTCTACTAAACTTTGCTTGATGTGTATCGCGGCTTCTTTGGGGTTTCTGTGGGCTCCTCCAAGCGGCTCTTGTATAATCTCGTCTATTATCTGATGGCCTAATAAATTTTGTGCAGTTATTTGCATAGATTCTGCTGCCTCTTTTGATTTAGATGCATCCTTCCATAAAATAGAAGCACATCCTTCTGGAGAAATGACTGAATAAATAGCATGCTCAAGCATCAAAACTTTATTGGAAGTAGCAAGTGCAATGGCACCGCCGGATCCACCCTCCCCAATCACTACCGATATAATTGGTTGTGAAACTGAAAGACAACAATCAATAGACTTTGCTATTGCCTCCGCTTGACCTCTCTCTTCTGCTCCTTTTCCTGGATAAGCACCTGGAGTATCAATAAAAGTTATTACTGGAATCTTAAATTTTTCAGCTAATTTCATTAAACGAATGCATTTTCTGTAACCCTCTGGACGCATCATGCCAAAATTTCTTTTTAATCTACTTTCTGTATCACTTCCTTTTTCCTGACCCAAAACTAAAACGGATTGATTTTCTAACTTTGCAAAACCGGCGATGATAGCCTCATCCTCACCAAACAGCCGATCTCCTGAGATAGGCTGAAAATGTTCAAAAATATTTTCAATATAAAAATTCGACTTAGGTCTCTCACTATGTCTTGCAACTTTAGTTTTTTTCCATCCATCAAGACTTTGATAAATTACACTCGTTTTTTTATCAATTTCGGACTGTGCTTTTTGTATTTCTTCATTATTTAAGGAAGACAGTCCCGTATTTTCAAAAGGATTTTTTAGATTCTCTATGTTGGAATCTAGCTGCTCAAGCTCTTTTTCAAAGTCTAAATACTGCATTAATTAAATATAAGTTTTTATTATTGTATATACATGAAACAAAAATAACAATTAATTGATACCTGTAATTAAATAGTATTAATTTTAATATCTTAAATAAATTGACTTTTTGACTTTTTAGTCCATTTTAGCCCTTCAAAAAATGTCATCAAACTTTATTAACGTAGAAAAAACCAAAATTAACGAGGACCTATATAATTTTGTTAATAATGAAATTATTCCAGGCACTTCGATAGACAAAGATATTTTTTGGAAAGGCTTTGTTTCCTCTTCAAATGAATTGGCTAAAAAAAATAAGTCTCTCTTAAAAAAAAGAGCTGATCTTCAAAAGAGTGTGGACACTTGGCATGTTGATAATAAAGATAATTTTAGCCTTAAGTCGTACAAAATTTTTTTAAAAGAAATTGGCTACCTTGTTGATGAGCAGGAAGACTTTAAAATAGAAACTGCAAATGTTGATGATGAAATTTCTAAGATTGCAGGTCCTCAACTTGTTGTGCCTATTGACAATGCGAGGTATGCATTAAACGCAGCAAATGCAAGATGGGGTAGTCTTTACGATGCGCTGTATGGAACAGATGCAATCTCCGATGAGAATGGTTGTGAAAAATTAAAATCATACAATCCAAAAAGAGGGAAAAAAGTCATAGACAGTGGAAGAGATTTTTTAAATCAAATTGCTCCCTTAGATAAAGGTAACTGGAAAGATGTTTCAGGATTTTTAATAGAAAATGGAAACTTAGCTATTCATCTGTCTGATCAATCTAAAACGCAATTAAAAAATAAAGAAAAATTCATAGGTTATGTGGGAGAAAAAAATAAACCTAGTTCAATTCTATTAAAGAATAATTATTTACATGTTGAGCTGCAAATAGATTCCCAACACATTATTGGGAAAGACGATCCATCTCATATTAGTGACATTGTTATTGAATCAGCAATATCAACTATTATGGATTTAGAAGATTCTGTGGCTGCAGTAGACGCTGAAGATAAAATTAATTGCTACAGAAATTGGCTTGGAATCGCAAAAGGAACTCTTCAAGCTGAAATGGAAAAGAACGGAAAAAAAATTATAAGAAAACTAAATTCGGATAGAAAATATTTAGATACAAATGACAATCCAATTAGCCTTCACGGCAGATCTTTAATTTTGTTGAGAAATGTAGGTCATCTAATGACCAATCCATCGATTTTATTAGATGATGGATCTGAAATTCCAGAAGGAATATTGGATGCTTTCATAACTACACTTTGTGCACTTCATGATATGAAAAATAAGCTTAATTCAAGAGCTGGCTCTGTCTATATAGTTAAACCAAAAATGCATGGTCCAGAGGAAGTTGCTTTTGCAGATGAAATTTTTACTCACGTGGAAAAAGTTTTAAACTTAAAACCCAATACGGTAAAAATAGGAATTATGGATGAGGAAAGAAGAACTACTGTGAATTTGAAAGAATGTATTAGGCAGGCAAAAAAAAGAATTGCTTTTATTAATACTGGTTTTTTAGACAGAACTGGAGATGAAATGCATACCTCTTTTCAGGCAGGACCAATGATTTTTAAAAGTGAAATGAAAAAATCTAAATGGCTGTTAGCTTACGAAAATTGGAATGTGGATATAGGATTAAGCTGTGGATTTTCAGGA encodes:
- a CDS encoding malate synthase G; translated protein: MSSNFINVEKTKINEDLYNFVNNEIIPGTSIDKDIFWKGFVSSSNELAKKNKSLLKKRADLQKSVDTWHVDNKDNFSLKSYKIFLKEIGYLVDEQEDFKIETANVDDEISKIAGPQLVVPIDNARYALNAANARWGSLYDALYGTDAISDENGCEKLKSYNPKRGKKVIDSGRDFLNQIAPLDKGNWKDVSGFLIENGNLAIHLSDQSKTQLKNKEKFIGYVGEKNKPSSILLKNNYLHVELQIDSQHIIGKDDPSHISDIVIESAISTIMDLEDSVAAVDAEDKINCYRNWLGIAKGTLQAEMEKNGKKIIRKLNSDRKYLDTNDNPISLHGRSLILLRNVGHLMTNPSILLDDGSEIPEGILDAFITTLCALHDMKNKLNSRAGSVYIVKPKMHGPEEVAFADEIFTHVEKVLNLKPNTVKIGIMDEERRTTVNLKECIRQAKKRIAFINTGFLDRTGDEMHTSFQAGPMIFKSEMKKSKWLLAYENWNVDIGLSCGFSGKAQIGKGMWAMPDRMKDMLDQKAGHPIAGANCAWVPSPTAATLHATHYHKINVFERQQELSSRDRANIDDILNIPMADRPNWSKEEINKEIENNAQGILGYVVRWIDQGVGCSKVPDINNIGLMEDRATLRISSQHIANWLHHQICTKDKVMEIMKKMAKVVDEQNNSDKHYVPMAPNFDHSIAFKAACDLVFKGMEQPSGYTEPVLHQRRLEKKLAN
- the secA gene encoding preprotein translocase subunit SecA yields the protein MLKNLNFLKKIFGSTNQRKISALNSTVEQINKLEESFIKLSDTELKSKTNEFKKRLQDKDTLDIILPEAFAAVREASKRVIGQRHFDVQLMGGIILHQGKISEMKTGEGKTLVATLPVYLNSLQEKGVHVVTVNDYLAKRDSEWMGQIYQFLGLSVGCLTANVQDEDREKIYNCDVVYGTNNEFAFDYLRDNMKLSLDEMVQRDFHYCIVDEVDSILIDEARTPLIISGPSETDSSNYFVCNKLVQELKATDYQVDEKDKNINLTDSGIDSVESKLSKMKLLQGSNFYDPSNLSLVHHINQSLKANILFIKDKDYILRDNQVQIIDEFTGRVLEGRRYGDGLHQAIEAKEGVPIQSENQTFASTTYQNYFRLYKKLAGMTGTAITEAEEFYDIYRLDVVEVPTNVVMSRKDLNDQIFRTEKEKLNAIVQDIKEARNNKQPVLVGTTSIEKSEKISNILKQEGIKHSVLNAKQHEKEAEIIQLAGCPESVTIATNMAGRGTDIQLGGNLDVRLKNATDNESEKKLHKQDKEAVIQSGGLFVIGTERHESRRIDNQLRGRSGRQGDAGKTIFYLSLEDDLMRIFGSEKIDYMLQKLGFKEGESIDHPWINKALEKAQQKVEARNFDIRKTILQFDDVMSDQRRVIYEQRLDVMKTENIYSIVDNIFKEIIDNILLQSTHLEEDNERKENIKNKIERVCGIRMSDLDFKNFISSSKQKKVELLEKNFKSKRASRIDKITEINNQDIERKIFLQNLDFEWRNHLQYLEQLRQSVGLRGYGQKNPLDEYKRESFGLFQNLLDKIKENLILFLSNLEVSLDETKNKNEPTDKALEQNKIEGCLLSSNPKEKISRNEKCPATGKKFKHCCGSLV
- a CDS encoding (deoxy)nucleoside triphosphate pyrophosphohydrolase, which codes for MKIVFVSSCILLKKNKILITKRPTGKPFPHYWEFPGGKLERGESFYDAIIRELEEELGIKVKSKDLSIIDNVSHSYELNSIVIMAVFYMRKWTGIVKAKENQQIQWLAAADLCKVKFLEGSKTIIDKINANLYGLNHE
- a CDS encoding acetyl-CoA carboxylase carboxyltransferase subunit alpha; translation: MQYLDFEKELEQLDSNIENLKNPFENTGLSSLNNEEIQKAQSEIDKKTSVIYQSLDGWKKTKVARHSERPKSNFYIENIFEHFQPISGDRLFGEDEAIIAGFAKLENQSVLVLGQEKGSDTESRLKRNFGMMRPEGYRKCIRLMKLAEKFKIPVITFIDTPGAYPGKGAEERGQAEAIAKSIDCCLSVSQPIISVVIGEGGSGGAIALATSNKVLMLEHAIYSVISPEGCASILWKDASKSKEAAESMQITAQNLLGHQIIDEIIQEPLGGAHRNPKEAAIHIKQSLVENLKSFSGKSADEILKERKNKFLSIGTKLPEEINIFNHENAMYFSRKSFIKNKKAFIILGASVLVAAIMWWLY
- the argJ gene encoding bifunctional glutamate N-acetyltransferase/amino-acid acetyltransferase ArgJ — translated: MAIKFSEIFGIKGQQGKTTKDLPAIEGMELSTASADLYKKQRDDVCFFYFKEGATFAGVYTKSSTKSHCIVWNKSITSKKIKALFVNTKNANTLNGQQGYIAIKELAYLISRNKNISQKDILFASTGVIGEKFPLLKIKYSIDKLMERSVKPNKFEWIGAANAIMTTDTIAKMAYESFDVNNKKINISGIAKGSGMVFPNMGTMFGFIFTDANISSPVLNYFLKKNVEETFNAISVDGDTSTNDMVLLFSTNKSKNKLITNKNSPAAKIFEQKLKIVMLDLAKQIVADGEGSQKFITINITNCKNKNLAKTIGFSIANSPLVKTAIAAEDPNWGRIMMAIGKASPDIKMEKVSLKIGPTSIFRNGEIVKNYKESDVKEHMKNKEILIHVDMRSGKNNFSVYTCDLTKKYISINADYRS